The following proteins are co-located in the Candidatus Thermoplasmatota archaeon genome:
- a CDS encoding ribbon-helix-helix protein, CopG family codes for MAEKQVLFRLEEDLLDRLDRKLAQRGYRTRNAWFRDVVRDFAGEGRKRRD; via the coding sequence ATGGCTGAGAAACAGGTGCTCTTCCGGCTCGAAGAGGATCTCCTCGACAGGCTCGACCGGAAGCTCGCCCAGCGTGGTTATCGCACGCGCAATGCCTGGTTCCGCGACGTCGTGCGCGACTTCGCGGGCGAAGGGCGGAAGCGTCGCGACTGA
- a CDS encoding DUF885 domain-containing protein has product MSERFEALAREVFEATLARDPAWATQVGWRGLDHALAPADRAEIDRERADVARWLAALEDLGEDSVDAAALEHVLLLARFRLDRQERWRRDPDFAMRLMDHVFPLLIRTRRPLATRVEAMAARLEQAPAWLVAMRARVDAVDVPPVWLESAAETVESAPAFLEAVLSAGRGAPAGTRLARAVEGVRLALEDHARWLGSLEGVARGSFALGEEKLDELLAIRMIEGPARAVLERGEREAAATRSALEEAALTVLAEAGHETPPDPVRAAWEVTKRDHATTFEGVVAAHREACDAARAFVADRGLATVPDVPLEIVETPSYLRHIIPFAAYVEPARFDEAPAGTYLVTPKVDLSLFPHAEIRNTTVHEAWPGHHLQLSVANRNPSLARALVGAPETIEGWALYCEGLLGRHGFTASPKERFVRAKDAHWRALRVVLDVGLHTGRLRFEEAAARLARETGMTAEEATAEVKRYTLEPGYNLSYHLGRKAIEALAARLPEVPERAFHDALVAAGSLPVPLLERAMRETLQRPARAMT; this is encoded by the coding sequence GCCGACCGCGCCGAGATCGACCGCGAACGCGCCGACGTCGCGCGCTGGCTCGCCGCCCTCGAAGACCTCGGCGAGGATTCCGTCGACGCCGCCGCCCTCGAGCACGTCCTCCTTCTCGCGCGATTCCGGCTCGACCGCCAGGAACGCTGGCGCCGCGATCCCGATTTCGCGATGCGCCTCATGGACCACGTTTTCCCGCTCCTCATCCGGACCCGGAGGCCGCTTGCGACCCGGGTCGAGGCGATGGCCGCGCGACTCGAGCAGGCGCCCGCCTGGCTCGTCGCGATGCGCGCGCGCGTCGATGCCGTCGACGTCCCGCCCGTATGGCTCGAATCGGCGGCGGAAACGGTGGAATCCGCGCCCGCGTTCCTCGAGGCCGTCCTTTCCGCCGGGCGCGGGGCGCCCGCCGGGACGCGCCTCGCGCGCGCGGTCGAAGGGGTCCGGCTCGCCCTCGAGGACCACGCGCGGTGGCTCGGGTCGCTCGAGGGCGTCGCCCGGGGCTCGTTCGCGCTCGGCGAGGAGAAGCTCGACGAGCTGCTCGCCATCCGGATGATCGAGGGCCCCGCCCGCGCGGTGCTCGAACGCGGCGAGCGCGAAGCGGCGGCGACGCGCAGCGCGCTCGAGGAAGCCGCTCTCACGGTGCTCGCCGAGGCGGGCCATGAAACGCCCCCCGACCCCGTCCGCGCCGCCTGGGAGGTCACGAAGCGGGACCACGCGACGACCTTCGAAGGCGTGGTCGCGGCGCACCGCGAGGCCTGCGACGCCGCGCGCGCCTTCGTCGCCGACCGCGGCCTCGCGACGGTCCCCGACGTCCCGCTCGAGATCGTGGAGACCCCGAGCTACCTCCGCCACATCATCCCGTTCGCGGCCTACGTCGAGCCCGCCCGCTTCGACGAGGCGCCGGCGGGAACGTACCTCGTGACGCCGAAGGTCGACCTCTCGCTCTTCCCCCACGCGGAGATCCGGAACACCACCGTCCACGAGGCCTGGCCCGGCCACCATCTGCAGCTCAGCGTCGCGAACCGCAACCCGAGCCTCGCGCGTGCCCTCGTCGGCGCGCCCGAGACCATCGAAGGCTGGGCGCTCTATTGCGAGGGGCTCCTCGGCCGCCACGGGTTCACGGCCTCGCCGAAGGAGCGCTTCGTGCGGGCGAAGGACGCCCATTGGCGCGCCCTGCGGGTCGTCCTCGACGTCGGCCTCCACACGGGGCGGTTGCGGTTCGAGGAGGCCGCGGCGCGCCTTGCGCGCGAAACCGGGATGACCGCCGAGGAGGCCACGGCCGAGGTCAAGCGCTACACGCTCGAACCCGGCTACAATCTCTCCTACCATCTCGGGCGCAAGGCCATCGAGGCGCTCGCGGCCCGCCTGCCGGAGGTGCCGGAGCGGGCCTTCCACGACGCCCTGGTCGCGGCCGGCTCCCTCCCCGTCCCGCTCCTCGAGCGGGCGATGCGGGAGACGCTTCAGCGCCCCGCCCGTGCGATGACATGA